CTTTTGGGTCTTCAATACCACGCAAAATCAAATCTCTTAAAGCTATTCTTCTAGTTTTTATTTTACGCCTACGATGATAAGATATTTTCATAACTATTCTTCAAAATTAGCAAAAGCACTTTCAACATTTGGAATACTTTTATAGCTAGTTTTAGTTAGTTTTACCTTTCCTGTTTTTATATCACACACTGCAAGTCTAAAGCTAGCTCCAATAGATGGCTCGATAACGCAAACTATTTTGCCATCTATTTCTCTTGTTGTATAAATAGTACCTTGAAGAGAATTAAAAAAATATTTTGGATAAGTTAATGGTGTTATTTCAACAATATCTATAGCTTCCCTATTTTCAAGAGTTTCTAATATAATCATGGCATCATCATAATTATCAAAATGAATACACCAATCATCAAATCTCTTATTAAAATTTTCTAAATCCTCATCTAGAAATCTACCAGCTAAAGATTGTAAAGCAAATATAGACATAAAACACACCTTAAATATATAAATTAAAAACTAATTTTAGCATTTTAACTTTAAATATAAAAATAGTTAAGTGTCCTAATATCAAAATTATAATTAAACCTTTAGAAGAGAACTCCATGTTCCTGCATTGTGAATATTTTCAAATCCTTCTGCCACTAAAGTACGCTTTGCTAGTGCACTTCTACTACCACTAGCACAACAAAGTATTATGGGCTTAGTATTATCTAACTCTTTTATTCTATTTTTAAGTGAATCCAAGGGAATATTTATACTTCCATCTTTGTGAGCCAAGACATATTCTTCTACACTTCTAACATCAACAATTTGACCACCTTGAGAAAGTAAAGATGGAACAAGTTTTAAGACCTTATATTGACTATACTTTTTATAAGCTATAAAAGCTAATATTGCAATAAATGCATAAATTATATTTTCGTTCAAAACTATCCTTTAAATATATTTCATATTCTAATGAAATATCACTTACAACCTTTAAAAAAAAGATTAGTTAAAACTCATCTATTATAAATATTAGGATTTAACTACCACCAGATAAGAAAAAAACTTTGAGCTTTATTTCCTTTATTTTTCAACCAAATGAGAGGAGATTTTTTTTGAGTTAACAATATATCTATTGCAGCTATTACGTCATCAAAACTCATCCATATTTCATTTGTATTACAATCACAAACCCAATCATTCCTTGGCGGTAAATGGTATTTATACTCTCTAAAGTGCTTTTGTTTTATAAATTTTTCACGCTTAATATAAAAACCTCTTACACAAGAGTTATTTAATATAGGTATATCTTTACCTAAAAAATCAATTGGAACATAGATATTTCCTTTTAAACAAATCTTTTGTTTAAAAAAGTTTACATCTATACCCTCTAAATATTCTTGTGTTTCGTTTTTATATAATAAAGGAAGTTGTTTGGTTTTTAACTTTTCTAGTTTTTTTACAAAAGTATCGTTTCTATTTGGACCGATATACTTATCAAGTTCATTTTCAATAGAATCATCATATAAATAAAACTTGTATACATGTTCAACATGTAAATACTCTTCTGCTTTTTTATCAAAAATGAGAAAATCTAACTCCCCAAGAGTTTGTTTATTATTTATGATTTGAATGTTGTTTTTGATTAGACAAAAGTTTCTTGACTGCTGTATATAAAACTCAAAAAAACGCTCTATCCTACTTCCTAAAGTAAGTTTAGATGTGATATTTAACTGCGTAAAATCAAACTCTTCTATCTCATTTATATCTAATTCTATTTGACTTAGACCATCTATTTCTTTGAATAAAGGAGGTGTGTTTATAAAGCCTAAAAATTGGGTTTTAAAATTATTCATTTAATATGATACTAAAAATAGTATAAATAGGAAGAAAAGTTTCTTCTTGACTTTTTTATACATAAAATTAAGAATCAGGTGAAAATAACAACCTTAACTATTTCGCTTTTTTATCTACACTGAGTTGTCTTTATCACCTCGTATTCTATTTTTTTGTGTTCTTTTTAAATATGGTGTTATTATTATTGTTAAAATTTTATAGTTAATTAAATATTTTAATTATTAATTAAGAAAAATTATAGAATAATGTTATTAACCAACTAGTTAGTTAAAAAGGAAAATTATGATTACATTACAAGAGAACATAGGAACATTGAAAAAAAAAGATTTAATAATCGCAACAATCATTGCATTTATTATGGGTTTATTTTTTATATATATTGGTGGTATACCCCTTGTTTTAACATTTATACCTGGACTTATCATTAGTCTT
This DNA window, taken from Arcobacter sp. F2176, encodes the following:
- a CDS encoding rhodanese-like domain-containing protein — translated: MNENIIYAFIAILAFIAYKKYSQYKVLKLVPSLLSQGGQIVDVRSVEEYVLAHKDGSINIPLDSLKNRIKELDNTKPIILCCASGSRSALAKRTLVAEGFENIHNAGTWSSLLKV
- a CDS encoding DUF1853 family protein — its product is MNNFKTQFLGFINTPPLFKEIDGLSQIELDINEIEEFDFTQLNITSKLTLGSRIERFFEFYIQQSRNFCLIKNNIQIINNKQTLGELDFLIFDKKAEEYLHVEHVYKFYLYDDSIENELDKYIGPNRNDTFVKKLEKLKTKQLPLLYKNETQEYLEGIDVNFFKQKICLKGNIYVPIDFLGKDIPILNNSCVRGFYIKREKFIKQKHFREYKYHLPPRNDWVCDCNTNEIWMSFDDVIAAIDILLTQKKSPLIWLKNKGNKAQSFFLIWW